The following proteins are co-located in the Hippoglossus stenolepis isolate QCI-W04-F060 chromosome 23, HSTE1.2, whole genome shotgun sequence genome:
- the myadma gene encoding myeloid-associated differentiation marker homolog, with protein sequence MPLIVFPTSQLLWVRVAALLFTCVAFSAAAHAARLPHGGMADWCIFCWAFSFACTLLVLLVQQFGLQPRIPVSWSNFPITIACYAALLCLSASVIFPLFFLKDQQGPSEARDHRIVSTVFSCLAAVAYMGEVSLTKARPGETAGYMATAPGLLKVLQTFVACIIFILVSDPVSYDQHPALKWCMAVYCICFILSMAVVVLCVGECTGCLPIPFSKFLSAYGLLAVIMYLTATIIWPIFQFDKRYQGQSSASSKLIAVAVLTGLNFLLYLADLAYTARLVFVSA encoded by the coding sequence ATGCCACTAATCGTCTTTCCCACTTCCCAGCTGCTGTGGGTGCGCGTGGCCGCCCTGCTATTCACCTGCGTGGCTTTCAGTGCCGCAGCGCACGCAGCCCGGCTGCCACACGGAGGCATGGCTGACTGGTGCATCTTCTGCTGGGCGTTCAGCTTCGCGTGCAccctgctggtgctgctggtgcagcAGTTTGGCCTCCAGCCGAGAATCCCAGTGTCCTGGTCCAACTTCCCCATCACCATAGCCTGCTACGCCGCCCTCCTTTGCCTCTCAGCCTCTGTCATCTTCCCACTCTTTTTCCTCAAGGACCAGCAGGGGCCCAGCGAGGCCCGTGACCATCGCATCGTCTCCACTGTCTTCTCCTGCCTGGCAGCGGTGGCCTACATGGGGGAGGTGAGCTTAACTAAAGCGAGGCCGGGAGAGACGGCGGGTTACATGGCTACGGCTCCGGGCTTGCTGAAGGTGCTCCAGACCTTTGTGGCCTGTATTATCTTCATTCTCGTCAGCGACCCTGTGTCGTATGACCAGCACCCGGCGCTCAAGTGGTGCATGGCCGTGTACTGCATCTGCTTCATCCTCTCCATGGCTGTGGTGGTGCTGTGTGTGGGCGAGTGCACCGGCTGTCTCCCCATCCCATTCTCCAAGTTCCTGTCAGCGTACGGGCTCTTGGCGGTCATCATGTACTTGACCGCCACCATCATCTGGCCCATCTTCCAGTTTGACAAACGGTATCAGGGCCAGAGCAGCGCGTCGTCCAAGCTGATCGCGGTGGCTGTGCTCACGGGCCTCAACTTCCTGCTTTACCTCGCTGACCTGGCCTACACCGCCAGACTAGTGTTTGTGAGCgcctga
- the LOC118102828 gene encoding uncharacterized protein LOC118102828, with protein MEDAYQYPVFFECHGPLLRGQRGAIERHFALSRRSGGGDCGPLTSVRDQVFRVAFRSQRDQQRVLQRPEHVVTFADVTLVLVVRGSLESDAAAPIAASSPGPDSTSPVQKSLQSIPASIPPPSGEECELRPDTYRLRHPQAGKEPERKPASRDCTAQRFKTRICRLGQAKLRLLWREIEESLGQRFPGLKVTRRDAGQVALEGSLKDVVKAVDWISDKENLVLERRVSNMSPHLLAFVRKAYGDPGALRDFLGVGDEVEIELGDIELRFLSLSPDKLDDPANKMQEKFKEIKIDLPNSSAVPSELREKLKSKTAEMNQGQLRAQFLFGSDSTVYLLGHTREFEELNETVKQCFLQNAINLPFPELAHELQVFLQLHGFDLSEVTFHLLTLSSGCMLVLEGPNSKVTQVRNLLGTFLDSLVQDTTDLMASLNLSEGNQTVASSSLCDGLQVLVCQGDLSKQDTDALVDAAREDLENSCDVAAAMGKTGGPEGQRERDILVKQAWKVPSGDVEATTGWNLHFAGGRERSLLENTVQFTLNMAERMELRSVALPCISSGLFGVPVNVCSEAIVTAVKEFCTQGGRSLSTVILIDNRAEVVRALQEACDRLFQGISTGNSPPRDLRFQTDAAGGDTTRGATAGAPGDNVHVEIVQGTIETQQVDALVSPMVGHDPLSTLVGYTLSNTIGSQSDLIPRFINESGEESMPGDEVLVEDVTGLPSKAVFFLNLVPWDDDEDGTAVQVLRLGINNVLTSCEKRGFGSVALPVLGAGSALRFPHSVIARVLLEEVHSFKQNRASRTPLLVRITIYPTDTEATEVFKGFIKDLHQPDEATGTMRIVLLGKTGSGKSALANSLFGAEELFRTSSSSSSGTSKCQAETRPVNGRSITLIDTPGLFDTDRSEVDMRTEITRCLVELAPGPHAFLIVLKVERFTEQEQATIIKILQYFSEDALKYAVIVFTHGKQLVEGQRIQEFVSQNRDLSELVAMCGGRCHVFDNRYWNNKQKNDYRSNQFQAEELLNTIDKMVMANNGGYYTNNTLLYVSEEIKMEEQRIQLSSVNISKDVVRQRAKTNVHGRLLIRLTGLLAGAILGAIFGAAVMVGVDITSVKDCSELHKLKIPTLAKGVLSAVGGRVLGLGTAAVMTAGGVAGGAVGYEAVKGANTPQEAAVMALNAVIDKSKVLKLK; from the exons ATGGAGGACGCGTACCAGTACCCAGTTTTCTTTGAGTGCCACGGTCCGCTGCTCCGGGGCCAGAGGGGGGCGATAGAAAGACACTTCGCTCTGAGCCGCAGATCAGGCGGAGGTGATTGCGGACCGCTGACCAGTGTGCGGGATCAAGTCTTCAGGGTCGCTTTCAGGAGTCAAAGAG ATCAGCAACGTGTCCTGCAGAGACCTGAGCACGTGGTGACGTTTGCAGATGTGACTCTGGTGCTCGTTGTTCGAGGAAGCCTGGAGTCTGACGCCGCTGCTCCCATCGCAGCCTCCAGTCCGGGTCCCGATTCAACATCTCCGGTCCAAAAG AGTCTACAGTCTATTCCTGCCTCCATTCCGCCACCAAGTGGTGAAGAATGTGAACTACGACCTGATACCTACCGCCTTCGTCATCCACAGGCAGGGAAAGAACCAGAGAGGAAACCTGCCTCTCGGGACTGCACTGCTCAGCGGTTCAAAACCCGCATCTGTCGACTGGGTCAGGCCAAACTCCGCCTCCTCTGGAGAGAGATTGAGGAGAGTTTGGGACAACGCTTTCCAGGACTTAAGGTCACACGGAGAGATGCAGGTCAGGTAGCTTTAGAAGGTTCTTTGAAGGATGTTGTTAAGGCTGTAGATTGGATCTCTGATAAAGAGAACCTGGTGTTAGAAAGGAGAGTTTCTAACATGAGCCCACATCTTTTGGCCTTCGTAAGGAAGGCTTATGGAGATCCAGGGGCGCTGCGGGACTTTCTAGGGGTCGGTGACGAGGTGGAAATAGAGTTAGGAGACATAGAGCTtcgtttcctctccctctcacctgATAAACTGGACGACCCAGCAAATAAAATGCAAGAAAAGTTCAAGGAAATCAAGATTGACCTTCCTAATAGCTCTGCTGTTCCATCTGAACTTCGGGAAAAGCTCAAGTCCAAAACCGCTGAGATGAACCAAGGGCAGCTAAGGGCTCAGTTCCTGTTTGGCTCTGACAGCACAGTGTACTTACTGGGCCACACCCGAGAGTTTGAAGAGCTGAATGAAACTGTCAAACAGTGTTTTTTGCAAAACGCAATAAATCTCCCTTTCCCAGAGTTAGCACACGAGTTACAGGtctttctgcagctgcatgGTTTTGACCTTTCAGAGGTTACCTTCCATCTTCTAACGCTTTCCTCTGGGTGCATGTTGGTGCTGGAAGGTCCAAACAGCAAAGTGACTCAGGTCAGGAACCTGTTGGGTACATTTCTCGACTCCCTTGTTCAGGACACCACTGACCTGATGGCATCTTTGAATTTGAGTGAAGGAAACCAAACAGTTGCCAGCTCTAGCCTTTGTGACGGCCTCCAGGTGCTGGTGTGTCAGGGGGACCTCAGCAAACAGGACACTGATGCCCTGGTTGATGCTGCCCGTGAAGATCTGGAGAACTCTTGTGATGTTGCTGCTGCGATGGGTAAAACAGGTGGTCCTGAGGGACAAAGAGAGCGAGACATCTTAGTGAAGCAGGCTTGGAAAGTTCCTTCAGGAGACGTGGAGGCGACTACAGGGTGGAACCTACACTTTGCAGGTGGCAGAGAAAGGTCCTTGCTGGAAAACACTGTCCAGTTCACTCTGAATATGGCAGAGAGGATGGAGCTCAGGTCTGTAGCCCTGCCCTGTATCAGCTCGGGTCTGTTTGGTGTTCCTGTGAACGTGTGCTCTGAGGCTATCGTGACGGCTGTGAAAGAGTTTTGCACTCAGGGAGGACGAAGTCTGAGCACAGTCATCCTGATCGATAACAGAGCAGAGGTGGTGAGGGCCTTGCAGGAAGCATGTGACAGGCTCTTCCAAGGGATAAGTACCGGAAACAGTCCACCTCGTGATCTGAGGTTCCAGACGGacgctgcaggaggagacacgACAAGAGGAGCCACTGCTGGAGCTCCTGGAGACAATGTCCATGTTGAGATTGTTCAGGGAACCATTGAGACCCAGCAG GTGGATGCCCTGGTGTCTCCCATGGTTGGACACGATCCTCTCTCTACACTTGTTGGTTACACTTTGTCCAACACAATCGGATCCCAGTCTGATTTGATTCCTCGGTTTATAAATGAATCAGGAGAAGAATCAATGCCTGGTGATGAGGTTCTGGTGGAGGATGTCACTGGACTTCCATCTAAAGCAGTCTTCTTCCTCAACCTCGTTCCCTGGGATGATGACGAAGATGGAACTGCAGTCCAG GTTCTGAGACTGGGCATTAACAACGTCCTAACTTCCTGCGAGAAGAGGGGGTTTGGATCTGTGGCTCTCCCTGTGCTCGGGGCTGGTTCTGCCTTGCGTTTTCCTCACAGCGTGATTGCCAGGGTTCTACTGGAGGAGGTCCATTCATTTAAACAGAACCGAGCAAGTAGAACGCCGCTCCTGGTCCGAATCACCATCTACCCCACTGACACGGAGGCTACTGAG GTCTTCAAAGGATTCATCAAGGATCTTCATCAACCAGACGAAG CGACGGGTACGATGAGGATCGTCTTGCTGGGAAAAACTGGATCTGGGAAAAGCGCCCTTGCTAACAGCCTGTTTGGGGCGGAGGAATTGTTCAGAACAAgctcttcctccagctctggAACAAGTAAATGTCAAGCGGAAACCAGACCTGTAAACGGAAGAAGCATCACTCTGATCGACACTCCAGGTTTGTTTGATACAGACCGGTCTGAGGTGGACATGAGAACTGAGATAACCAGGTGTTTGGTCGAGTTGGCCCCGGGGCCTCATGCTTTTCTCATTGTGCTTAAAGTGGAACGATTCACTGAGCAGGAACAGGCCACCATCATTAAAATACTTCAATATTTCTCTGAAGATGCTCTGAAATATGCCGTAATCGTCTTCACTCACGGCAAGCAGCTTGTGGAAGGGCAGAGAATTCAGGAGTTTGTCAGTCAGAACCGGGATCTGAGTGAACTGGTGGCGATGTGTGGTGGCCGGTGCCACGTCTTCGATAACAGATACTGgaacaacaaacagaagaatGACTACAGGAGCAACCAGTTCCAGGCAGAAGAGCTTCTGAACACAATAGACAAGATGGTGATGGCAAATAATGGGGGCTACTACACCAATAACACACTGCTATACGTGAGtgaggaaataaagatggaggagcaGCGTATACAACTGTCGTCAGTAAACATATCAAAGGACGTCGTCCGACAGAGGGCTAAAACCAATGTGCATGGAAGGCTTTTGATCCGACTCACAGGACTCCTAGCAGGAGCGATATTAGGAGCTATATTTGGTGCAGCAGTCATGGTTGGAGTAGATATCACATCTGTGAAGGACTGTTCAGAACTACATAAACTGAAGATTCCAACACTTGCTAAGGGAGTCCTATCAGCAGTAGGAGGTAGAGTGCTGGGGCTGGGTACTGCAGCCGTGATGACAGCAGGAGGAGTAGCAGGAGGTGCTGTTGGATACGAGGCAGTGAAGGGAGCTAATACACCACAGGAGGCAGCTGTGATGGCACTTAACGCCGTCATTGACAAAAGCAAagttttaaaattgaaataa
- the ltb4r2a gene encoding leukotriene B4 receptor 2a produces the protein MALNNSFNNVSSSSVASKHPTNVGAIILSLVFLLGFPGNVFVIWSILARARKQSITTLLILNLAIADGSLMALTPFFIIYLAMKKWVFQTAMCKILFYLCLANMYASIYTIMLMSLYRLVAILWPLRISPVTGLKTTLRVLAVMWLLVIVASIPAIIFRDLHGDPIVCDSFHKYDSDMVMQYMLELVLGCFIPYGVILVSYICILRRIRQSKFRRRIRSEKLILAIVLTFCLLWLPYHIINVVQIASALCKEKSKIREMLEKIWRNSRPVTSAIAFISSSVNPVLYFFAGKSYIRREGLEFMARLFEGTGSDSTSRKSRQNSQNSRDKEKDADAVMLKDKGRDSLTNSSSNAKPVKNGK, from the exons ATGGCCCTAAACAACAGTTTCAACaacgtcagcagcagcagcgtggctAGCAAACACCCCACCAACGTGGGCGCCATCATCCTGAGCCTCGTCTTCCTCTTGGGCTTCCCCGGAAATGTCTTTGTCATCTGGAGCATCCTGGCTCGCGCTCGAAAGCAGTCTATCACCACTCTCCTCATCCTCAACCTGGCCATCGCAGACGGCTCGCTGATGGCCCTCACCCCGTTCTTCATCATCTACCTGGCTATGAAGAAATGGGTGTTTCAGACAGCGATGTGCAAGATCCTCTTCTACCTGTGTCTGGCCAACATGTACGCCTCCATCTATACCATCATGCTGATGAGCCTCTACAGGCTGGTGGCTATCCTGTGGCCGCTGCGCATTAGCCCCGTCACCGGCCTAAAGACGACACTGCGGGTGCTTGCTGTGATGTGGTTGCTGGTGATCGTCGCCTCGATTCCTGCGATTATCTTCAGAGATTTGCATGGAGATCCCATAGTGTGCGACTCATTCCATAAATACGACAGCGAT ATGGTCATGCAGTACATGCTGGAGCTCGTGTTGGGCTGCTTTATTCCATATGGCGTCATTTTAGTCAGCTACATCTGCATCTTACGTCGAATCCGACAGTCCAAGTTCCGCCGTCGGATTCGCAGTGAGAAGCTCATCCTCGCCATCGTGTTGACTTTCTGCCTCCTGTGGTTGCCATACCACATCATCAACGTGGTGCAA ATTGCATCGGCTTTGTgtaaagaaaaatcaaaaataagagaaat GCTGGAGAAAATCTGGAGAAACAGCCGTCCAGTCACCTCCGCCATAGCcttcatcagcagctctgtcaACCCGGTGCTCTACTTCTTCGCAGGAAAGTCTTACATTCGTCGGGAGGGGTTGGAGTTCATGGCCCGCTTGTTCGAGGGCACGGGGTCAGACTCGACGAGCAGGAAGAGCCGACAGAACAGCCAGAACAGTCGCGACAAGGAAAAAGACGCGGATGCTGTCATGCTCAAGGACAAAGGCCGAGACTCGTTAACCAACTCGAGCTCTAATGCCAAACCCGTGAAGAATGGCAAGTAG
- the ltb4r gene encoding leukotriene B4 receptor 1 isoform X1, with product MASNITSAVVTSQPSSSLPISVSAQVGIAILTLAFVLGFPGNLFVVWSVVCQVKKRSVTCLLVLNLALADASVLLSAPLFLRYLAGGRGWEFGSAACKLVHYVSSVNMYVSIYLICLMSVDRWLAVTKPFLSQRMRTKRSLLVLLLGVWVIAFVLSLPMPFYRSNLNFPLQNNKTINLCRPYHWKSVGHQVFQYTFETVMGCLVPFSLINTCYATVICRLRSAMFNRRGRGNRLILMIVCAFAAFWLPYHIVNIIEVVGLLQGSKSVLAAAHRARPNVTAFAYFSSAVNPILYVFAGSSHIRQAGLSFMGKLFDDTNSESRTGSTFSRSRSRDETTVLHVLSVKLGNTFKSKSKERSSSVAAKETLASVEQLE from the exons ATGGCGTCTAATATCACCTCCGCCGTGGTCACCTCCCAGCCGTCCTCCTCCCTGCCCATCAGCGTCTCAGCCCAGGTCGGCATCGCCATCCTGACTCTGGCCTTTGTGCTGGGCTTCCCCGGGAACCTGTTTGTGGTCTGGTCCGTGGTCTGCCAGGTGAAGAAGCGCTCAGTGACCTGCTTGTTGGTGCTGAACCTGGCTCTGGCGGACGCGTCCGTGCTGCTCAGCGCGCCTCTTTTCCTGCGGTACCTGGCTGGAGGCCGGGGCTGGGAGTTTGGCTCAGCGGCATGTAAGCTGGTGCACTACGTGTCGAGTGTCAACATGTACGTGTCCATTTACCTGATCTGCCTGATGAGCGTGGACCGCTGGCTGGCTGTCACCAAGCCTTTTCTGTCCCAGAGAATGAGAACCAAGCGCTCCCTGCTGGTTCTCCTGTTGGGGGTCTGGGTGATTGCGTTCGTCCTGTCCCTGCCGATGCCTTTCTATCGCAG TAATCTGAATTTCCCactacaaaacaacaaaactatcAACCTTTGTAGACCGTACCACTGGAAAAGTGTGGGGCACCAAGTGTTCCAGTACACGTTTGAGACCGTCATGGGCTGCCTGGTGCCTTTCTCCCTCATCAACACCTGCTATGCCACCGTCATCTGCCGCCTGCGCAGCGCCATGTTCAACCGCAGAGGACGAGGCAACCGCCTCATCCTGATGATCGTTTGTGCCTTCGCAGCGTTCTGGCTTCCGTATCACATCGTCAACATCATAGAG GTGGTTGGCCTGTTGCAGGGCAGTAAATCAGTGCTCGCTGCTGCTCACAGAGCTCGCCCAAACGTCACCGCCTTTGCCTACTTCAGCAGCGCCGTCAACCCCATCCTCTACGTCTTCGCCGGCAGCTCCCACATCCGCCAGGCCGGCCTGAGCTTCATGGGCAAGCTGTTCGACGACACCAACTCAGAGAGCAGGACCGGGTCGACCTTCAGCCGCAGCCGCTCCCGGGACGAGACCACCGTCCTGCACGTGCTGTCGGTCAAACTGGGGAACACTTTCAAGAGCAAGAGcaaggagaggagcagcagcgtggCGGCAAAAGAGACGCTCGCCagtgtggagcagctggagtAG
- the ltb4r gene encoding leukotriene B4 receptor 1 isoform X2 — MASNITSAVVTSQPSSSLPISVSAQVGIAILTLAFVLGFPGNLFVVWSVVCQVKKRSVTCLLVLNLALADASVLLSAPLFLRYLAGGRGWEFGSAACKLVHYVSSVNMYVSIYLICLMSVDRWLAVTKPFLSQRMRTKRSLLVLLLGVWVIAFVLSLPMPFYRRPYHWKSVGHQVFQYTFETVMGCLVPFSLINTCYATVICRLRSAMFNRRGRGNRLILMIVCAFAAFWLPYHIVNIIEVVGLLQGSKSVLAAAHRARPNVTAFAYFSSAVNPILYVFAGSSHIRQAGLSFMGKLFDDTNSESRTGSTFSRSRSRDETTVLHVLSVKLGNTFKSKSKERSSSVAAKETLASVEQLE; from the exons ATGGCGTCTAATATCACCTCCGCCGTGGTCACCTCCCAGCCGTCCTCCTCCCTGCCCATCAGCGTCTCAGCCCAGGTCGGCATCGCCATCCTGACTCTGGCCTTTGTGCTGGGCTTCCCCGGGAACCTGTTTGTGGTCTGGTCCGTGGTCTGCCAGGTGAAGAAGCGCTCAGTGACCTGCTTGTTGGTGCTGAACCTGGCTCTGGCGGACGCGTCCGTGCTGCTCAGCGCGCCTCTTTTCCTGCGGTACCTGGCTGGAGGCCGGGGCTGGGAGTTTGGCTCAGCGGCATGTAAGCTGGTGCACTACGTGTCGAGTGTCAACATGTACGTGTCCATTTACCTGATCTGCCTGATGAGCGTGGACCGCTGGCTGGCTGTCACCAAGCCTTTTCTGTCCCAGAGAATGAGAACCAAGCGCTCCCTGCTGGTTCTCCTGTTGGGGGTCTGGGTGATTGCGTTCGTCCTGTCCCTGCCGATGCCTTTCTATCGCAG ACCGTACCACTGGAAAAGTGTGGGGCACCAAGTGTTCCAGTACACGTTTGAGACCGTCATGGGCTGCCTGGTGCCTTTCTCCCTCATCAACACCTGCTATGCCACCGTCATCTGCCGCCTGCGCAGCGCCATGTTCAACCGCAGAGGACGAGGCAACCGCCTCATCCTGATGATCGTTTGTGCCTTCGCAGCGTTCTGGCTTCCGTATCACATCGTCAACATCATAGAG GTGGTTGGCCTGTTGCAGGGCAGTAAATCAGTGCTCGCTGCTGCTCACAGAGCTCGCCCAAACGTCACCGCCTTTGCCTACTTCAGCAGCGCCGTCAACCCCATCCTCTACGTCTTCGCCGGCAGCTCCCACATCCGCCAGGCCGGCCTGAGCTTCATGGGCAAGCTGTTCGACGACACCAACTCAGAGAGCAGGACCGGGTCGACCTTCAGCCGCAGCCGCTCCCGGGACGAGACCACCGTCCTGCACGTGCTGTCGGTCAAACTGGGGAACACTTTCAAGAGCAAGAGcaaggagaggagcagcagcgtggCGGCAAAAGAGACGCTCGCCagtgtggagcagctggagtAG